The Podospora pseudopauciseta strain CBS 411.78 chromosome 7 map unlocalized CBS411.78m_7.2, whole genome shotgun sequence genome contains a region encoding:
- the SET5_1 gene encoding SET domain-containing protein 5 (COG:B; EggNog:ENOG503NX13) → MAWGHVTLARVLLLGLATPFASAADSKKDGLASEEIQHKTVYTGNATEPVLSSPPTDKWWKSNICQGSYCVYTNLRIANRRGIVLVTKPDEYNKVERIEAYLERADNKWEDGSLLAETEILEKGLGLTAKQSIRRGKPLSSWSPVLLVHKDLFEDVVKKKERTRLLEAAINYLPDDTRAAFNRQRNRPGHNSGESPRSIEEILYAHPFEVDLGAGYRQEHSSKHYINYPEIALFQHDCRPNVAFYIDQHLQHRTTVARKVAEGEELSISYIDPFLPRKERSDWVKRFRGSSKPCPCAACTGNNKPSQLKKSDKNLAEINSIKAELKNHDSKKVTVSLIDRYVKLMHEEKLHAKYAEAWELAALNYNYLGEDKKAKKYADLAVQAGIVEGGKDSNDVVAMRVFASDVKGHYSYRYTLKRRGIKEPGN, encoded by the coding sequence ATGGCGTGGGGTCATGTCACTCTTGCGAGGGTGTTGCTCCTCGGTCTAGCAACCCCCTTTGCCAGCGCGGCAGACTCCAAGAAAGACGGCCTTGCATCCGAAGAGATTCAGCACAAGACTGTGTACACCGGCAACGCAACCGAACCGGTTCTGTCTTCGCCACCAACTGACAAATGGTGGAAGTCCAACATCTGCCAAGGGTCTTACTGCGTCTATACGAACCTGCGAATTGCGAACCGGCGCGGAATTGTCCTAGTAACAAAGCCAGATGAATACAACAAGGTCGAACGAATTGAAGCGTATCTCGAAAGGGCGGACAACAAGTGGGAAGACGGCTCTCTTCTTGCCGAGACAGAGATTCTGGAAAAAGGCCTGGGCTTGACGGCAAAGCAGTCCATCAGGCGTGGAAAGCCACTCAGCTCCTGGTCTCCCGTGCTCCTTGTGCACAAAGATCTTTTTGAAGATGTTGTCAAGAAAAAGGAACGAACGCGCTTGCTGGAAGCAGCGATCAACTACCTGCCCGATGACACCCGAGCCGCCTTCAACAGGCAACGCAACCGCCCTGGGCACAACTCCGGCGAGAGTCCTCGTTCGATCGAGGAGATCTTGTACGCTCACCCCTTCGAAGTGGACCTCGGAGCTGGCTACCGTCAAGAGCATAGCTCCAAGCACTACATCAACTATCCCGAGATCGCCCTTTTCCAACACGATTGCCGACCAAATGTCGCTTTCTACATTGATCAGCACCTGCAACACCGCACGACTGTGGCCCGcaaggtggcggagggggaggagctcTCGATTTCTTACATTGACCCCTTCTTGCCTCGCAAGGAGAGATCAGACTGGGTCAAGCGGTTtcggggcagcagcaagccgTGCCCTTGCGCCGCCTGCACCGGCAACAACAAGCCTTCGCAGCTCAAAAAGTCGGATAAGAACCTTGCCGAGATCAACTCGATAAAGGCAGAACTCAAGAACCACGACAGCAAAAAGGTGACGGTTTCTCTGATTGATCGCTACGTGAAGCTGATGCATGAGGAGAAGCTGCACGCCAAGTACGCCGAGGCCTGGGAACTGGCGGCTTTGAATTACAATTATTTGGGGGAAGAcaagaaggcaaagaagTACGCCGACCTGGCAGTGCAGGCCGGGATTGTcgaaggaggaaaagataGCAATGATGTGGTGGCCATGAGGGTGTTTGCAAGCGACGTGAAGGGCCATTACAGTTACCGATACACactgaagaggagaggaatCAAGGAGCCTGGGAATTAA
- a CDS encoding uncharacterized protein (EggNog:ENOG503NUU3; MEROPS:MER0015691; COG:O; COG:P): MMLVKYHFTVGFALSFSSLASACLREFNSEHVHTHRKPILRRQAVWPPVLTEQETILSNSFDANSIDDWAKYYGNQVKLAGLGREAAEWTRDRWAENGFTSALKEYHVYLSYPVRQSLAIAYSNGTRAEVHVQEPALAEDPVTGREDAISNFHGYSASGNATGEYVYVGRGTHADFTRLVELGVELEGKIALIRYGSIFRGLKVKNAQDHGMIGAIIFTDPGDDGNVTVANGYEAYPHGPARHPDAVQKGSVLFLSTYPGDPTTPGYPSVEGAPRADTSSVTPQIPSLPISYAAVLPLLQALDSHGLEASQVNRTAWKGALDAEYRTGPAPGVTLSLENLMEGKITPIWNVIGYINGTNPDETLVIGNHRDTWMIGGTGDPNSGSAILAELARAFAKLTATGWKPRRNIVLASWDAEEYGLVGSTEWVEEHVNWLTETAVAYLNIDVAVSGPRPSLDATPELHTIGTEIMKKVVHPNAGGFDISLYDAWQRESSTGSGRHVGVLGSGSDYTTFLHRGVSALDVGSSGGAGDPIWHYHSNYDSYNWMSKFGDPGFKVHAAMGQYLSLLALHIADDEILPFDLPNYTEELRGYYEDLRDLIGDETLDTSELAAAIDVFEKSAKQVKELEALAKTWKDENLIKVVNKKYRDFQRGFVSQGGLPNREFYRHVVTAPGLDTGYAAITFPGVSEGVQYGNLTVAAEWVSKTAQGILRAAAILKT, translated from the exons ATGATGCTGGTCAAATATCACTTCACGGTCGGGTTCGCTCTCTCGTTCTCGTCGTTGGCATCCGCCTGCCTTCGCGAGTTCAACTCGGAGCATGTCCACACCCATCGCAAACCCATACTGCGAAGACAAGCGGTGTGGCCACCTGTCTTGACTGAGCAAGAGACGATCTTGTCCAACTCTTTTGATGCCAACAGCATCGATGACTGGGCGAAATATTACGGCAATCAAGTCAAGTTGGCTGGTTTGGGGCGTGAGGCCGCCGAGTGGACCAGAGACCGTTGGGCAGAGAACGGCTTCACGTCTGCGTTGAAAGAGTATCATGTGTATCTCAGCTATCCAGTACGCCAGTCTCTGGCCATCGCTTACAGCAATGGGACAAGAGCGGAAGTCCACGTCCAAGAGCCCGCCCTGGCAGAGGACCCAGTGACGGGACGGGAGGATGCGATCTCGAACTTCCATGGATACTCAGCCTCCGGTAACGCCACTGGCGAATATGTTTATGTTGG ACGGGGAACGCACGCCGACTTTACTCGCCTCGTGGAACTGGGGGTTGAGCTGGAGGGCAAGATCGCATTAATCAGATACGGCTCCATCTTTCGGGGTTTGAAGGTCAAGAATGCGCAGGACCACGGCATGATCGGTGCCATCATTTTCACCGATCCTGGTGATGACGGAAACGTCACCGTTGCCAACGGCTATGAAGCGTACCCCCATGGACCCGCCAGACACCCTGACGCTGTACAGAAAGGGTCagttctctttctctccacCTATCCTGGCGACCCAACCACTCCGGGCTATCCCTCTGTTGAGGGAGCACCACGTGCAGACACATCCTCCGTCACTCCCCAGATTCCCTCTCTGCCCATATCCTATGCTGCTGTCCTCCCACTGTTGCAAGCTCTCGACAGCCATGGTTTGGAGGCAAGCCAAGTCAACCGCACCGCTTGGAAGGGTGCACTGGACGCCGAATACCGCACTGGACCTGCACCTGGTGTGACGCTGTCCCTTGAGAATCTCATGGAGGGCAAAATTACGCCAATCTGGAATGTGATTGGCTATATCAATGGGACGAATCCAGATGAGACTCTGGTAATTGGCAACCACCGGGATACCTGGATGATTGGTGGTACGGGAGACCCTAACTCGGGTTCCGCCATACTCGCAGAGTTGGCCAGAGCATTTGCCAAGCTTACTGCCACGGGGTGGAAGCCGCGCCGAAATATTGTTCTGGCGTCGTGGGATGCGGAAGAGTACGGTCTTGTTGGGTCGACAGagtgggtggaggagcacGTCAACTGGCTCACGGAAACTGCGGTGGCATACCTCAACATCGATGTTGCCGTGAGCGGGCCGAGGCCCAGTCTGGATGCGACGCCAGAACTTCACACTATTGGAACAGAAATCATGAAGAAGGTCGTTCACCCCAATGCGGGTGGCTTCGACATTTCCCTCTATGACGCCTGGCAGAGAGAATCGAGCACGGGATCCGGCCGTCACGTTGGCGTCCTGGGAAGCGGCAGCGACTACACTACCTTTCTGCATAGAGGTGTAAGCGCATTGGATGTTGGCTCAAGTGGCGGTGCTGGAGATCCCATCTGGCATTACCACAGCAACTACGACTCTTACAACTGGATGTCCAAGTTTGGAGACCCGGGATTCAAGGTGCATGCTGCCATGGGTCAGTATCTGAGCTTGCTCGCGCTGCACATTGCGGATGATGAAATCTTGCCCTTTGATCTCCCCAACTATACCGAAGAGCTAAGAGGGTATTATGAGGATTTGAGAGACTTGATCGGGGATGAGACCCTCGACACTTCCGAACTGGCCGCCGCGATTGACGTTTTTGAGAAGAGTGCCAAGCAGGTtaaggagctggaggcttTGGCCAAGACATGGAAGGATGAAAACTTGATCAAGGTGGTCAATAAGAAGTATCGAGACTTCCAGCGCGGATTTGTATCGCAGGGAGGATTGCCCAATCGCGAGTTTTACCGTCATGTGGTGACAGCCCCTGGGCTCGACACAGGGTATGCCGCCATTACCTTCCCTGGCGTGTCCGAGGGAGTGCAGTACGGGAATCTAACCGTCGCCGCTGAGTGGGTGTCCAAAACTGCCCAAGGCATTCTGCGGGCTGCCGCCATTCTCAAGACTTGA
- a CDS encoding uncharacterized protein (EggNog:ENOG503PIN2): MSPSDTSYNYYSDASTGAYSESDPRNCLISGCRRKHAFARVDGRKIYSEFCNVHTCERTFPLSKGLHCPNPKREHERFCSVDLSCGHPDCSQTGSYSSSAEWTQYFCPRHRCTMRGCLAGSTNKKQQQRCDLHILTCNVPRCERPCYENRDGTLDIVCAAHYGSFNCAWAGCARRKPGYDTKYCLEHKCAFGECSRGRERDAKWCKEHKCAISSCDRGVRENGGVMCKDHECNSSRCRLPRMTWADFCTDHGCKGKNCRFEARFPGGYCEERHACIVGMCSNPRSTVMSSTLGIFTDRCAEHDRLNRVGRRLSTNDMPERERWEGRRHRYSDDIESMRRRELERLQKEQREREEREAHGPYAYSGWDRR; this comes from the coding sequence ATGAGCCCTTCCGACACTTCCTACAACTACTACTCCGACGCCAGCACTGGGGCCTATTCCGAATCTGATCCTCGCAACTGCCTCATCTCTGGCTGCCGTCGCAAGCATGCCTTTGCCCGTGTGGATGGACGCAAGATCTACTCCGAGTTTTGCAACGTCCACACCTGCGAGCGAACCTTTCCCCTTTCCAAGGGTCTCCACTGCCCTAACCCCAAAAGGGAGCATGAGCGTTTCTGCTCTGTTGATTTGAGCTGCGGCCACCCTGACTGTTCGCAGACGGGCTCCTATTCATCGTCAGCAGAATGGACGCAGTACTTTTGCCCCCGTCACCGCTGCACCATGCGGGGGTGTCTTGCTGGATCGACCAACAAGAAGCAACAGCAGAGATGCGACCTTCATATCTTGACCTGCAACGTGCCGCGGTGCGAGAGACCATGCTATGAGAACCGAGACGGGACCCTCGACATTGTGTGCGCAGCCCACTACGGCAGCTTCAACTGCGCCTGGGCCGGGTGCGCGCGGAGGAAACCTGGCTACGACACCAAGTACTGTCTAGAACACAAGTGCGCGTTCGGGGAATGCTCGCGCGGCAGGGAAAGAGACGCAAAGTGGTGCAAGGAGCACAAATGTGCCATCTCGTCCTGTGATCGAGGGGTCAGGGAGAACGGGGGGGTCATGTGCAAGGATCACGAGTGCAACAGCTCCCGATGCAGACTCCCAAGGATGACCTGGGCTGACTTTTGCACCGATCATGGATGCAAGGGGAAGAACTGCCGCTTTGAAGCGCGGTTTCCGGGAGGCTATTGCGAGGAGAGGCATGCTTGCATCGTGGGCATGTGCTCAAACCCCAGGTCAACCGTCATGAGCTCGACGCTGGGCATCTTCACAGACCGCTGTGCAGAGCATGATCGGCTGAAccgggtggggaggaggctgtcGACAAATGACATGCCCGAGAGAGAGCGGTGGGAGGGGCGCAGACATCGGTATTCTGACGACATCGAGTCGATGAGACGGAGGGAATTGGAAAGGTTACAGAAAGAGCAGAGAGAGCgcgaggagagagaggccCATGGACCATATGCATACTCGGGCTGGGATCGGCGATGA
- a CDS encoding uncharacterized protein (COG:S; EggNog:ENOG503PQKG): MRDHHKASIAKITAYFEADPTVMGLILTGSIAHGFDRADSDVDVLIVVSDDDFARRLETGNLTMVSPDLCTYEGGFVDAKYTCLSLINQTAEKGSEPARWAYDGAQVLFSRFDPPNILQNAIKNIASYQTEGKENRMMRFRVQLQIWRWYCSEGRKKNNPYLLNLAASKLVLFGGRLILAHNEMLYPFHKWFLRLLGDAPEKPEGFMDLVDRVIRDPTEANTEHFFEVVANWKEWATSPNRPGALYMVDSELNWLYLQTPVDDL; the protein is encoded by the coding sequence ATGCGCGACCATCACAAAGCATCCATCGCCAAGATAACCGCCTACTTCGAGGCGGACCCTACAGTGATGGGGTTGATCCTCACGGGTTCAATAGCCCACGGTTTCGACCGTGCTGACTCTGACGTCGACGTCTTAATTGTCGTTTCAGATGATGATTTTGCCCGGCGTCTGGAGACAGGGAACCTCACCATGGTCAGTCCCGATTTGTGTACATACGAGGGCGGCTTCGTGGACGCCAAATACACATGCTTGTCCCTAATCAACCAAACCGCCGAAAAAGGAAGCGAGCCTGCGCGATGGGCATATGACGGCGCCCAGGTCCTCTTCAGTCGCTTCGATCCTCCCAATATTCTACAGAACGCTATCAAGAACATTGCATCGTACCAGACAGAGGGGAAAGAGAATCGCATGATGAGATTCAGGGTCCAGCTGCAGATTTGGAGATGGTACTGTTCTGAAGgcaggaagaagaacaacCCGTACTTGTTGAACCTAGCCGCCTCGAAGCTAGTGTTGTTTGGTGGTCGGCTCATCTTAGCACACAATGAGATGCTTTACCCGTTTCACAAGTGGTTTCTCAGGTTGTTGGGAGATGCGCCAGAGAAACCCGAGGGCTTTATGGATCTGGTGGATAGGGTGATCAGGGACCCCACAGAAGCAAACACTGAGCATTTCTTTGAGGTGGTTGCGAATTGGAAGGAATGGGCTACTAGCCCTAACAGGCCAGGAGCGCTTTACATGGTTGACAGTGAGCTGAATTGGCTATATCTGCAGACGCCTGTGGATGACCTTTAG
- the APE3 gene encoding Aminopeptidase Y (COG:O; EggNog:ENOG503NV3A; MEROPS:MER0001288): MPRLKAIALHGLAAAVGVSAFAVQQKPILHDQQAQAPTGTHGDKPLVDSEALQDTIKADNLLARAKHLYKIAKLSEDKFGRPTRVIGSPGHEGTIKYIQKALNAVSDYYTFGLQPFSAVSGTVFESRLTIDDKLPFTAYPMSLTPPTKNKEPADGNLVLVSNEGCNEEDYPEAVSGHIAFIKRGVCPFGTKSELAGKAGAIAAVVYNYEDAPVGGTLGTPSKNHVATFGLSGREARPYVERLETGKTIAATAYIDAVVNQIVTNNIIAQTKGGDQENCVMLGGHSDSVGEGPGINDDGSGSLALLEVALNLANFSVNNCVRFAWWSAEEEGLLGSDHYVSVLAPEENKKIRLFMDYDMLASPNFAYQVYDARDAVNPVGSQALRDLYVDWYTKHGLNYTFIPFDGRSDYDGFIRHGIPAGGIATGAEGIKSRAEARMFGGEYGVPYDVCYHELCDDIRNLNLTAWEINTKLVAHSVATFATSFDGFPKRTLDEEQLFAATNMYREQTKYHGDKLFV; the protein is encoded by the exons ATGCCTAGACTAAAGGCAATTGCCCTCCACGGACTGGCGGCCGCCGTAGGCGTGTCCGCCTTTGCTGTGCAGCAAAAACCAATCCTTCATGACCAGCAGGCCCAGGCGCCTACTGGCACCCACGGCGACAAGCCACTCGTCGATTCGGAAGCTCTTCAAGACACCATCAAAGCCGACAACCTTCTCGCCCGCGCCAAACACCTCTACAAGATCGCCAAGCTGTCCGAGGACAAGTTCGGCCGTCCCACGCGTGTTATCGGAAGTCCGGGCCACGAAGGCACCATCAAGTACATACAGAAAGCCCTCAATGCCGTCAGCGACTACTACACATTTGGTCTGCAACCTTTCTCCGCCGTGTCGGGAACCGTCTTCGAGAGCCGTCTGACCATCGACGACAAGCTGCCTTTCACCGCCTATCCTATGAGCCTGACGCCCCCGACTAAGAATAAGGAACCGGCGGACGGCAACCTGGTGCTCGTCTCGAACGAAGGCTGCAACGAAGAGGACTACCCCGAGGCTGTCTCAGGCCACATCGCTTTCATCAAGCGCGGTGTTTGCCCCTTTGGCACAAAGTCAGAGCTTGCTGGCAAGGCAGGCGCCATCGCTGCTGTGGTCTACAACTACGAAGACGCGCCTGTGGGAGGCACCCTCGGCACCCCGTCCAAAAACCACGTTGCTACCTTTGGCTTGTCTGGCAGGGAGGCCCGTCCCTACGTCGAGAGACTCGAGACGGGTAAGACGATCGCCGCCACCGCTTACATTGACGCTGTCGTGAACCAGATCGtgaccaacaacatcatTGCCCAAAcaaaaggaggagatcaagaaaACTGCGTCATGCTTGGAGGCCACAGTGACTCTGTTGGGGAGGGCCCCGGCATCAATGATGACGGATCAGGAAGCCTGGCTCTGTTGGAGGTTGCTTTGAACCTGGCCAACTTCTCTGTCAACAACTGCGTGCGTTTTGCATGGTGGTCtgccgaagaggaaggctTGCTGGGCTCTGATCACTACGTTAGTGTCTTGGCTCCCgaggagaacaagaagatCCGTCTGTTCATGGACTATGACATGCTGGCCAGCCCCAACTTTGCATACCAAGTCTACGATGCTCGAGACGCGGTCAATCCAGTTGGCTCGCAAGCGCTTCGCGACCTGTACGTCGACTGGTACACCAAGCACGGACTCAACTACACCTTTATCCCCTTCGATGGACGCAGTGATTATGATGGTTTCATCCGGCACGGTATCCCCGCGGGTGGTATTGCTACCGGCGCCGAGGGCATCAAATCCAGGGCCGAGGCCCGGATGTTTGGCGGCGAGTATGGTGTTCCATACGATGTCTGCTATCATGAGCTCTGTGATGATATCCGGAATCTGAACCTCACAGCTTGGGAGATCAACACCAAG TTGGTTGCCCACTCGGTTGCTACATTTGCTACTTCTTTTGATGGCTTCCCCAAGAGAACGCTTGACGAGGAGCAGTTGTTCGCTGCCACAAACATGTATCGCGAGCAGACGAAGTATCATGGTGACAAGCTTTTTGTCTGA
- a CDS encoding uncharacterized protein (EggNog:ENOG503P2RE): MQIKSLALFATAALAAVNEPCVGSGGRAGVCVTTSTCSSSGGITIDGACPSDASNVKCCTKASCPNGSAGNCRWASDCAGSTLTGLCPGPAQMRCCSSSATGFGGYSAPAIPAVGACKAVAVEGAKKVVAAFPGRVRQIYCTRACACPGTSDHCCGKAIDYMCSDAGGVPTMSGRQLAEWAMNNRASLNLKYIIWGQRIWSPSDGVKAWTSWRAMEDRGDVTQNHW, encoded by the exons atgCAGATCAAGTCGCTCGCCCTCTttgccaccgccgccttggcCGCTGTCAATGAGCCCTGTGTTGGTTCTGGCGGAAGAGCTG GCGTCTGCGTCACCACGTCGACTTGCTCATCGTCTGGCGGCATTACAATTGATGGAGCGTGCCCGTCCGATGCTTCCAATGTCAAGTGCTGCACCAAGGCTTCGTGCCCCAACGGTTCCGCTGGCAACTGTCGTTGGGCATCGGACTGCGCAGGGAGCACACTGACTGGTCTTTGCCCGGGACCTGCGCAGATGAGATgctgctcttcttctgccacCGGCTTCGGAGGGTATTCTGCCCCAGCTATCCCCGCCGTCGGGGCCTGCAAGGCCGTGGCTGTTGAGGGTGCCAAGAAGGTTGTCGCCGCCTTCCCCGGCAGAGTCAGACAGATTTACTGCACCCGGGCTTGCGCCTGTCCCGGTACTTCGGATCACTGCTGCGGCAAGGCGATCGATTACATGTGCTctgatgctggtggt GTTCCCACCATGTCCGGCCGCCAGCTCGCTGAGTGGGCCATGAACAACCGTGCCAGCTTGAACCTCAAGTATATCATCTGGGGCCAGCGCATCTGGAGTCCTAGTGATGGTGTCAAGGCCTGGACCAGCTGGCGCGCCATGGAGGATCGTGGAGATGTCACCCAAAACCACTGGTAA
- a CDS encoding uncharacterized protein (EggNog:ENOG503PB0D; COG:B; COG:K), with translation MANSAPTVAEAERFETDQAISLKAKDIANLIKHSKHFIVFTGAGISTSAGIPDFRGPDGVWTLRKQKRDAPSKATSTLQAIPTPTHMALVKLQNRGLLKYLVSQNCDGLHRKSGIAPEMISELHGNSNREYCRDCGKEYIRDFRAVAPYTKTVTDHRTGRKCSMPGCNGVLLDTIINFGECLFEQPLKLAREHGKKADFCLVLGSSLTVPPACTIPEIAGKSKRGKLGICNLQSTPLDHLVDGESMRVFARTDDLMIAVMGHLGLEIPQFVLRRQLTVKLVMGERDRNQVILQGVDVDGTPSTFLKSVRLEGCRRPAVTEPFTLSLRMDGQEELRLKLELEFMGNYLEPNVEIVHSTQCSERLYLLEYSPYTREWQVVAKDYSRPSAQ, from the exons ATGGCCAATTCAGCTCCCACAGTGGCCGAAGCCGAACGATTCGAAACGGACCAGGCGATTTCGCTTAAGGCCAAAGACATTGCAAACCTGATCAAGCACAGCAAGCATTTTATTGTCTTCACCGGTGCGGGCATCTCGACTTCTGCAG GGATTCCCGACTTTCGTGGTCCAGATGGCGTGTGGACTTTGCGAAAGCAGAAACGCGACGCGCCGTCCAAGGCCACTAGCACGCTGCAAGCCATCCCCACTCCGACACACATGGCACTTGTCAAGCTTCAAAACAGGGGACTTCTCAAGTACCTTGTGAGCCAGAACTGTGATGGGCTGCATCGTAAAAGTGGTATCGCGCCTGAGATGATCTCAGAGCTGCATGGGAACAGTAATAGGGAGTACTGTCGTGACTGTGGAAAGGAATACATTCGAGACTTTCGGGCTGTTGCACCTTACACCAAGACAGTCACAGACCACCGCACTGGCCGCAAGTGCAGCATGCCGGGCTGCAATGGTGTTCTTCTtgacaccatcatcaactttgGCGAGTGTTTATTTGAGCAACCTTTGAAGCTGGCGAGAGAACATGGCAAGAAGGCCGATTTCTGTCTAGTCCTCGGATCAAGCTTGACGGTGCCTCCCGCTTGCACCATCCCTGAGATCGCAGGCAAAAGCAAAAGGGGGAAGCTGGGAATTTGCAACCTGCAAAGCACACCGCTGGATCATCTTGTGGACGGGGAAAGCATGAGGGTTTTTGCGAGGACCGATGATCTCATGATTGCTGTAATGGGTCACCTAGGTCTAGAAATCCCCCAGTTCGTGCTAAGGAGGCAACTGACAGTGAAGTTGGTaatgggggagagggatagAAACCAAGTCATCCTGCAAGGAGTTGACGTGGACGGAACCCCAAGCACTTTTCTCAAAAGCGTCAGGTTGGAGGGCTGCAGACGACCCGCAGTGACAGAGCCCTTTACGCTGAGTTTGCGCATGGATGGACAGGAAGAGCTTCGACTGAAACTCGAGCTGGAATTCATGGGAAATTACCTGGAGCCTAACGTTGAGATTGTGCACTCAACCCAATGCTCTGAGCGTCTTTACTTGCTAGAGTACAGTCCGTATACAAGGGAGTGGCAGGTTGTGGCAAAAGATTACT CCCGACCATCCGCTCAGTGA